A genome region from Apus apus isolate bApuApu2 chromosome 2, bApuApu2.pri.cur, whole genome shotgun sequence includes the following:
- the LOC127380828 gene encoding leucine-rich repeat-containing protein 40-like, producing MDAAASFRCASAGPDQLWRYLTEHDPMYEGKKKLKISGRELASVPAQVFGLDQLQILEMSPERESCLRYRMELLPPEIGHLRNLTCLYLDSNNLKKIPAEIGTLSQLERLTLSNNSLSSLPPEMGALQRLHSLHLANNSLTEVPAPLCQLRSLTFLDVSDNKIGTIPSSIRQLEKLETLLLLFNSLESLPEDVCLLRNLRTLWLGNNHLQSLPARFGELVNLDWGYNYCSCNFEGNPLENPPPEVCSRGPEEIRDYFSSFHRT from the coding sequence ATGGACGCAGCCGCCTCCTTCAGATGTGCCTCTGCAGGCCCTGATCAGCTCTGGAGGTACCTCACAGAGCATGATCCAATGtatgaagggaagaagaagctcAAGATCTCAGGCAGAGAGCTGGCATCAGTTCCTGCACAGGTCTTTGGCTTGGACCAGCTGCAGATCCTGGAGATGAGCCCAGAACGAGAAAGCTGCCTGAGGTACCggatggagctgctgcccccagAGATCGGCCACCTCAGGAACCTAACCTGCCTCTACCTGGACTCCAACAACTTGAAGAAGATCCCTGCCGAAATTGGCACTTTGAGTCAGCTGGAGAGGCTCACTCTGAGCAACAACAGCCTGAGCTCGCTGCCCCCAGAAATGGGGGCACTTCAAAGGCTGCACAGCCTCCACCTGGCCAACAATAGCCTCACCGAAGTGCCTGCACCCCTCTGCCAGCTGAGGAGCCTCACCTTCCTAGATGTGAGTGACAACAAAATAGGCACAATCCCCTCCAGCATTCGGCAGCTGGAGAAACTGGAAACATTGCTATTGCTCTTCAACTCACTGGAGAGCCTGCCTGAGGATGTCTGTCTTCTAAGGAATCTGCGCACACTTTGGTTGGGAAACAACCATCTACAGTCCCTTCCAGCAAGGTTTGGGGAGCTGGTGAACCTGGACTGGGGATACAATTATTGTTCATGCAACTTTGAAGGGAATCCACTGGAAAATCCTCCCCCTGAAGTCTGCAGCAGGGGCCCTGAAGAAATCAGAGACTATTTCTCGTCATTTCATAGGACTTAG